Proteins from a single region of Canis aureus isolate CA01 chromosome 26, VMU_Caureus_v.1.0, whole genome shotgun sequence:
- the MATN4 gene encoding matrilin-4 isoform X1, whose protein sequence is MRPPPPLAPAAWQSPAWARCLRRYLVQLPGRLRPSAPLCGRASELSGRLSAMRGLLCWPLPVLLFLLQPWETLSQFAGPRCRTGPLDLVFVIDSSRSVRPFEFETMRQFLVGLLRGLDVGPNATRVGVIQYSSQVQSVFPLGAFSRREDMERAIRALVPLAQGTMTGLAIQYAMNVAFSVAEGARPPEARVPRIAVIVTDGRPQDRVAEVAAQARARGIEIYAVGVQRADVGSLRAMASPPLDEHVFLVESFNLIQEFGQQFRGRLCGKDLCAEGRHGCQHQCVSTPGTFRCACNPGYQLAEDNKSCLAIDLCTGGTHGCEHHCISSPGSYFCRCRAGFVLQQDQRSCRAIDHCGFGNHSCQHECVSTFGGPRCRCREGHDLLPDGRSCQARDLCNGVDHGCEFQCVSEGLSYRCLCPEGQQLQADGKSCNRCREGHVDLVLLVDGSKSVRPQNFELVKRFVNQIVDFLDVSPEGTRVGLVQFSSRVRTEFPLGRYGTAAEVKQAVLAVEYMERGTMTGLALRHMVEHSFSEAQGARPRALNVPRVGLVFTDGRSQDDISVWARRAKEEGIVMYAVGVGKAVEEELRQIASEPAELHVSYSPDFGTMTHLLENLRGSICPEEGIGAGTELRSLCECESLVEFQGRTLGALEKLTQNLAQLTARLEDLENQLATQK, encoded by the exons ATGCGGCCGCCGCCTCCGCTCGCTCCAGCCGCCTGGCAGTCCCCGGCTTGGGCACGGTGCCTGCGCCGTTACCTGGTCCAATTGCCGGGGAGGCTCCGCCCGTCGGCTCCGCTCTGCGGCCGCGCCTCCGAGCTGTCGGGCAGGCTCAG CGCCATGAGGGGCCTTCTGTGCTGGCCACTGCCCGTGTTGCTGTTTCTCCTCCAGCCCTGGGAAACCCTGTCCCAGTTTGCAG GTCCCAGGTGTCGGACGGGGCCCCTGGATTTGGTGTTCGTGATTGACAGCTCGCGCAGCGTGCGCCCCTTTGAGTTCGAGACCATGCGGCAGTTCCTGGTGGGCCTCCTCCGCGGCCTGGACGTGGGGCCCAATGCCACGCGCGTCGGCGTGATCCAGTACTCGAGTCAAGTGCAGAGCGTCTTCCCGCTCGGCGCCTTCTCCCGCCGAGAGGATATGGAGCGCGCCATCCGCGCGCTGGTGCCGCTAGCCCAGGGCACCATGACCGGGCTGGCGATCCAGTACGCCATGAACGTGGCCTTCAGCGTGGCCGAGGGCGCGCGCCCTCCGGAGGCCCGCGTGCCGCGCATCGCTGTCATCGTGACGGATGGGCGGCCCCAGGACCGCGTGGCTGAGGTGGCGGCGCAGGCGCGCGCCCGCGGCATCGAGATCTACGCCGTGGGGGTGCAGCGCGCCGACGTGGGCTCCCTGCGCGCCATGGCGTCTCCCCCGCTGGACGAGCACGTCTTCCTCGTTGAGTCCTTCAATCTCATCCAGGAGTTTGGCCAGCAGTTCCGGGGGCGGCTGTGTG GAAAGGACTTGTGTGCTGAGGGACGACACGGCTGCCAGCACCAATGTGTCAGCACCCCAGGCACGTTCCGCTGTGCCTGCAATCCTGGCTACCAGCTAGCTGAAGATAACAAGAGCTGTTTGG CCATTGACCTGTGCACTGGAGGGACCCATGGCTGTGAGCACCACTGCATCAGCTCCCCAGGCTCCTATTTCTGTCGCTGCCGAGCTGGCTTTGTACTCCAGCAGGACCAGAGAAGCTGCAGGG CCATTGACCACTGCGGCTTTGGGAACCACAGCTGCCAGCATGAGTGTGTCAGCACCTTTGGTGGGCCACGGTGCCGCTGCAGAGAGGGCCACGACTTGCTGCCGGATGGGAGGAGCTGTCAGG CCCGGGACCTTTGCAATGGTGTAGACCATGGTTGTGAGTTCCAGTGTGTGAGTGAGGGCCTCTCTTACCGCTGCCTGTGCCCTGAGGGCCAGCAACTCCAGGCAGATGGCAAAAGCTGCAACC GGTGCCGGGAAGGCCACGTGGACCTGGTTCTGCTCGTCGATGGCTCCAAGAGCGTGCGCCCGCAGAATTTCGAGCTGGTGAAGCGCTTTGTGAACCAGATCGTGGACTTCCTGGACGTGTCCCCCGAGGGCACGCGCGTGGGACTGGTGCAGTTCTCGAGCCGCGTGCGCACCGAGTTCCCGCTGGGCCGCTACGGCACCGCGGCCGAGGTCAAGCAGGCGGTCCTGGCCGTGGAATACATGGAGCGTGGGACCATGACAGGGCTGGCGCTGCGCCACATGGTGGAGCATAGCTTCTCCGAGGCGCAGGGCGCACGGCCCCGCGCCCTCAATGTGCCTCGCGTGGGCCTGGTCTTCACAGACGGCCGCTCCCAGGATGACATCTCGGTGTGGGCAAGGCGCGCCAAGGAGGAAG GCATCGTCATGTACGCCGTGGGCGTGGGCAAGGCGGTGGAGGAGGAGCTGCGCCAAATCGCCTCCGAGCCCGCGGAGCTGCACGTGTCCTACTCCCCCGACTTTGGCACCATGACGCACCTGCTGGAGAACCTCAGAGGCAGTATCTGCCCGG AGGAGGGCATCGGCGCGGGTACAGAGCTTCGGAGCCTGTGCGAATGCGAAAGCCTCGTGGAGTTCCAGGGCCGCACGCTGGGGGCGCTCGAGAAGCTGACCCAGAACC TGGCCCAGCTGACGGCGCGCCTGGAGGATCTGGAGAACCAGCTGGCCACCCAGAAGTGA
- the MATN4 gene encoding matrilin-4 isoform X2: MCLLALYVQGSAQPRQAWHLINTHAMRGLLCWPLPVLLFLLQPWETLSQFAGPRCRTGPLDLVFVIDSSRSVRPFEFETMRQFLVGLLRGLDVGPNATRVGVIQYSSQVQSVFPLGAFSRREDMERAIRALVPLAQGTMTGLAIQYAMNVAFSVAEGARPPEARVPRIAVIVTDGRPQDRVAEVAAQARARGIEIYAVGVQRADVGSLRAMASPPLDEHVFLVESFNLIQEFGQQFRGRLCGKDLCAEGRHGCQHQCVSTPGTFRCACNPGYQLAEDNKSCLAIDLCTGGTHGCEHHCISSPGSYFCRCRAGFVLQQDQRSCRAIDHCGFGNHSCQHECVSTFGGPRCRCREGHDLLPDGRSCQARDLCNGVDHGCEFQCVSEGLSYRCLCPEGQQLQADGKSCNRCREGHVDLVLLVDGSKSVRPQNFELVKRFVNQIVDFLDVSPEGTRVGLVQFSSRVRTEFPLGRYGTAAEVKQAVLAVEYMERGTMTGLALRHMVEHSFSEAQGARPRALNVPRVGLVFTDGRSQDDISVWARRAKEEGIVMYAVGVGKAVEEELRQIASEPAELHVSYSPDFGTMTHLLENLRGSICPEEGIGAGTELRSLCECESLVEFQGRTLGALEKLTQNLAQLTARLEDLENQLATQK; the protein is encoded by the exons ATGTGTCTTCTGGCACTGTATGTCCAGGGCTCAGCACAACCCAGACAAGCCTGGCACCTGATAAACACCCA CGCCATGAGGGGCCTTCTGTGCTGGCCACTGCCCGTGTTGCTGTTTCTCCTCCAGCCCTGGGAAACCCTGTCCCAGTTTGCAG GTCCCAGGTGTCGGACGGGGCCCCTGGATTTGGTGTTCGTGATTGACAGCTCGCGCAGCGTGCGCCCCTTTGAGTTCGAGACCATGCGGCAGTTCCTGGTGGGCCTCCTCCGCGGCCTGGACGTGGGGCCCAATGCCACGCGCGTCGGCGTGATCCAGTACTCGAGTCAAGTGCAGAGCGTCTTCCCGCTCGGCGCCTTCTCCCGCCGAGAGGATATGGAGCGCGCCATCCGCGCGCTGGTGCCGCTAGCCCAGGGCACCATGACCGGGCTGGCGATCCAGTACGCCATGAACGTGGCCTTCAGCGTGGCCGAGGGCGCGCGCCCTCCGGAGGCCCGCGTGCCGCGCATCGCTGTCATCGTGACGGATGGGCGGCCCCAGGACCGCGTGGCTGAGGTGGCGGCGCAGGCGCGCGCCCGCGGCATCGAGATCTACGCCGTGGGGGTGCAGCGCGCCGACGTGGGCTCCCTGCGCGCCATGGCGTCTCCCCCGCTGGACGAGCACGTCTTCCTCGTTGAGTCCTTCAATCTCATCCAGGAGTTTGGCCAGCAGTTCCGGGGGCGGCTGTGTG GAAAGGACTTGTGTGCTGAGGGACGACACGGCTGCCAGCACCAATGTGTCAGCACCCCAGGCACGTTCCGCTGTGCCTGCAATCCTGGCTACCAGCTAGCTGAAGATAACAAGAGCTGTTTGG CCATTGACCTGTGCACTGGAGGGACCCATGGCTGTGAGCACCACTGCATCAGCTCCCCAGGCTCCTATTTCTGTCGCTGCCGAGCTGGCTTTGTACTCCAGCAGGACCAGAGAAGCTGCAGGG CCATTGACCACTGCGGCTTTGGGAACCACAGCTGCCAGCATGAGTGTGTCAGCACCTTTGGTGGGCCACGGTGCCGCTGCAGAGAGGGCCACGACTTGCTGCCGGATGGGAGGAGCTGTCAGG CCCGGGACCTTTGCAATGGTGTAGACCATGGTTGTGAGTTCCAGTGTGTGAGTGAGGGCCTCTCTTACCGCTGCCTGTGCCCTGAGGGCCAGCAACTCCAGGCAGATGGCAAAAGCTGCAACC GGTGCCGGGAAGGCCACGTGGACCTGGTTCTGCTCGTCGATGGCTCCAAGAGCGTGCGCCCGCAGAATTTCGAGCTGGTGAAGCGCTTTGTGAACCAGATCGTGGACTTCCTGGACGTGTCCCCCGAGGGCACGCGCGTGGGACTGGTGCAGTTCTCGAGCCGCGTGCGCACCGAGTTCCCGCTGGGCCGCTACGGCACCGCGGCCGAGGTCAAGCAGGCGGTCCTGGCCGTGGAATACATGGAGCGTGGGACCATGACAGGGCTGGCGCTGCGCCACATGGTGGAGCATAGCTTCTCCGAGGCGCAGGGCGCACGGCCCCGCGCCCTCAATGTGCCTCGCGTGGGCCTGGTCTTCACAGACGGCCGCTCCCAGGATGACATCTCGGTGTGGGCAAGGCGCGCCAAGGAGGAAG GCATCGTCATGTACGCCGTGGGCGTGGGCAAGGCGGTGGAGGAGGAGCTGCGCCAAATCGCCTCCGAGCCCGCGGAGCTGCACGTGTCCTACTCCCCCGACTTTGGCACCATGACGCACCTGCTGGAGAACCTCAGAGGCAGTATCTGCCCGG AGGAGGGCATCGGCGCGGGTACAGAGCTTCGGAGCCTGTGCGAATGCGAAAGCCTCGTGGAGTTCCAGGGCCGCACGCTGGGGGCGCTCGAGAAGCTGACCCAGAACC TGGCCCAGCTGACGGCGCGCCTGGAGGATCTGGAGAACCAGCTGGCCACCCAGAAGTGA
- the MATN4 gene encoding matrilin-4 isoform X4, producing MRGLLCWPLPVLLFLLQPWETLSQFAGPRCRTGPLDLVFVIDSSRSVRPFEFETMRQFLVGLLRGLDVGPNATRVGVIQYSSQVQSVFPLGAFSRREDMERAIRALVPLAQGTMTGLAIQYAMNVAFSVAEGARPPEARVPRIAVIVTDGRPQDRVAEVAAQARARGIEIYAVGVQRADVGSLRAMASPPLDEHVFLVESFNLIQEFGQQFRGRLCGKDLCAEGRHGCQHQCVSTPGTFRCACNPGYQLAEDNKSCLAIDLCTGGTHGCEHHCISSPGSYFCRCRAGFVLQQDQRSCRAIDHCGFGNHSCQHECVSTFGGPRCRCREGHDLLPDGRSCQARDLCNGVDHGCEFQCVSEGLSYRCLCPEGQQLQADGKSCNRCREGHVDLVLLVDGSKSVRPQNFELVKRFVNQIVDFLDVSPEGTRVGLVQFSSRVRTEFPLGRYGTAAEVKQAVLAVEYMERGTMTGLALRHMVEHSFSEAQGARPRALNVPRVGLVFTDGRSQDDISVWARRAKEEGIVMYAVGVGKAVEEELRQIASEPAELHVSYSPDFGTMTHLLENLRGSICPEEGIGAGTELRSLCECESLVEFQGRTLGALEKLTQNLAQLTARLEDLENQLATQK from the exons ATGAGGGGCCTTCTGTGCTGGCCACTGCCCGTGTTGCTGTTTCTCCTCCAGCCCTGGGAAACCCTGTCCCAGTTTGCAG GTCCCAGGTGTCGGACGGGGCCCCTGGATTTGGTGTTCGTGATTGACAGCTCGCGCAGCGTGCGCCCCTTTGAGTTCGAGACCATGCGGCAGTTCCTGGTGGGCCTCCTCCGCGGCCTGGACGTGGGGCCCAATGCCACGCGCGTCGGCGTGATCCAGTACTCGAGTCAAGTGCAGAGCGTCTTCCCGCTCGGCGCCTTCTCCCGCCGAGAGGATATGGAGCGCGCCATCCGCGCGCTGGTGCCGCTAGCCCAGGGCACCATGACCGGGCTGGCGATCCAGTACGCCATGAACGTGGCCTTCAGCGTGGCCGAGGGCGCGCGCCCTCCGGAGGCCCGCGTGCCGCGCATCGCTGTCATCGTGACGGATGGGCGGCCCCAGGACCGCGTGGCTGAGGTGGCGGCGCAGGCGCGCGCCCGCGGCATCGAGATCTACGCCGTGGGGGTGCAGCGCGCCGACGTGGGCTCCCTGCGCGCCATGGCGTCTCCCCCGCTGGACGAGCACGTCTTCCTCGTTGAGTCCTTCAATCTCATCCAGGAGTTTGGCCAGCAGTTCCGGGGGCGGCTGTGTG GAAAGGACTTGTGTGCTGAGGGACGACACGGCTGCCAGCACCAATGTGTCAGCACCCCAGGCACGTTCCGCTGTGCCTGCAATCCTGGCTACCAGCTAGCTGAAGATAACAAGAGCTGTTTGG CCATTGACCTGTGCACTGGAGGGACCCATGGCTGTGAGCACCACTGCATCAGCTCCCCAGGCTCCTATTTCTGTCGCTGCCGAGCTGGCTTTGTACTCCAGCAGGACCAGAGAAGCTGCAGGG CCATTGACCACTGCGGCTTTGGGAACCACAGCTGCCAGCATGAGTGTGTCAGCACCTTTGGTGGGCCACGGTGCCGCTGCAGAGAGGGCCACGACTTGCTGCCGGATGGGAGGAGCTGTCAGG CCCGGGACCTTTGCAATGGTGTAGACCATGGTTGTGAGTTCCAGTGTGTGAGTGAGGGCCTCTCTTACCGCTGCCTGTGCCCTGAGGGCCAGCAACTCCAGGCAGATGGCAAAAGCTGCAACC GGTGCCGGGAAGGCCACGTGGACCTGGTTCTGCTCGTCGATGGCTCCAAGAGCGTGCGCCCGCAGAATTTCGAGCTGGTGAAGCGCTTTGTGAACCAGATCGTGGACTTCCTGGACGTGTCCCCCGAGGGCACGCGCGTGGGACTGGTGCAGTTCTCGAGCCGCGTGCGCACCGAGTTCCCGCTGGGCCGCTACGGCACCGCGGCCGAGGTCAAGCAGGCGGTCCTGGCCGTGGAATACATGGAGCGTGGGACCATGACAGGGCTGGCGCTGCGCCACATGGTGGAGCATAGCTTCTCCGAGGCGCAGGGCGCACGGCCCCGCGCCCTCAATGTGCCTCGCGTGGGCCTGGTCTTCACAGACGGCCGCTCCCAGGATGACATCTCGGTGTGGGCAAGGCGCGCCAAGGAGGAAG GCATCGTCATGTACGCCGTGGGCGTGGGCAAGGCGGTGGAGGAGGAGCTGCGCCAAATCGCCTCCGAGCCCGCGGAGCTGCACGTGTCCTACTCCCCCGACTTTGGCACCATGACGCACCTGCTGGAGAACCTCAGAGGCAGTATCTGCCCGG AGGAGGGCATCGGCGCGGGTACAGAGCTTCGGAGCCTGTGCGAATGCGAAAGCCTCGTGGAGTTCCAGGGCCGCACGCTGGGGGCGCTCGAGAAGCTGACCCAGAACC TGGCCCAGCTGACGGCGCGCCTGGAGGATCTGGAGAACCAGCTGGCCACCCAGAAGTGA
- the MATN4 gene encoding matrilin-4 isoform X3, with protein sequence MRPPPPLAPAAWQSPAWARCLRRYLVQLPGRLRPSAPLCGRASELSGRLSAMRGLLCWPLPVLLFLLQPWETLSQFAGPRCRTGPLDLVFVIDSSRSVRPFEFETMRQFLVGLLRGLDVGPNATRVGVIQYSSQVQSVFPLGAFSRREDMERAIRALVPLAQGTMTGLAIQYAMNVAFSVAEGARPPEARVPRIAVIVTDGRPQDRVAEVAAQARARGIEIYAVGVQRADVGSLRAMASPPLDEHVFLVESFNLIQEFGQQFRGRLCGKDLCAEGRHGCQHQCVSTPGTFRCACNPGYQLAEDNKSCLAIDHCGFGNHSCQHECVSTFGGPRCRCREGHDLLPDGRSCQARDLCNGVDHGCEFQCVSEGLSYRCLCPEGQQLQADGKSCNRCREGHVDLVLLVDGSKSVRPQNFELVKRFVNQIVDFLDVSPEGTRVGLVQFSSRVRTEFPLGRYGTAAEVKQAVLAVEYMERGTMTGLALRHMVEHSFSEAQGARPRALNVPRVGLVFTDGRSQDDISVWARRAKEEGIVMYAVGVGKAVEEELRQIASEPAELHVSYSPDFGTMTHLLENLRGSICPEEGIGAGTELRSLCECESLVEFQGRTLGALEKLTQNLAQLTARLEDLENQLATQK encoded by the exons ATGCGGCCGCCGCCTCCGCTCGCTCCAGCCGCCTGGCAGTCCCCGGCTTGGGCACGGTGCCTGCGCCGTTACCTGGTCCAATTGCCGGGGAGGCTCCGCCCGTCGGCTCCGCTCTGCGGCCGCGCCTCCGAGCTGTCGGGCAGGCTCAG CGCCATGAGGGGCCTTCTGTGCTGGCCACTGCCCGTGTTGCTGTTTCTCCTCCAGCCCTGGGAAACCCTGTCCCAGTTTGCAG GTCCCAGGTGTCGGACGGGGCCCCTGGATTTGGTGTTCGTGATTGACAGCTCGCGCAGCGTGCGCCCCTTTGAGTTCGAGACCATGCGGCAGTTCCTGGTGGGCCTCCTCCGCGGCCTGGACGTGGGGCCCAATGCCACGCGCGTCGGCGTGATCCAGTACTCGAGTCAAGTGCAGAGCGTCTTCCCGCTCGGCGCCTTCTCCCGCCGAGAGGATATGGAGCGCGCCATCCGCGCGCTGGTGCCGCTAGCCCAGGGCACCATGACCGGGCTGGCGATCCAGTACGCCATGAACGTGGCCTTCAGCGTGGCCGAGGGCGCGCGCCCTCCGGAGGCCCGCGTGCCGCGCATCGCTGTCATCGTGACGGATGGGCGGCCCCAGGACCGCGTGGCTGAGGTGGCGGCGCAGGCGCGCGCCCGCGGCATCGAGATCTACGCCGTGGGGGTGCAGCGCGCCGACGTGGGCTCCCTGCGCGCCATGGCGTCTCCCCCGCTGGACGAGCACGTCTTCCTCGTTGAGTCCTTCAATCTCATCCAGGAGTTTGGCCAGCAGTTCCGGGGGCGGCTGTGTG GAAAGGACTTGTGTGCTGAGGGACGACACGGCTGCCAGCACCAATGTGTCAGCACCCCAGGCACGTTCCGCTGTGCCTGCAATCCTGGCTACCAGCTAGCTGAAGATAACAAGAGCTGTTTGG CCATTGACCACTGCGGCTTTGGGAACCACAGCTGCCAGCATGAGTGTGTCAGCACCTTTGGTGGGCCACGGTGCCGCTGCAGAGAGGGCCACGACTTGCTGCCGGATGGGAGGAGCTGTCAGG CCCGGGACCTTTGCAATGGTGTAGACCATGGTTGTGAGTTCCAGTGTGTGAGTGAGGGCCTCTCTTACCGCTGCCTGTGCCCTGAGGGCCAGCAACTCCAGGCAGATGGCAAAAGCTGCAACC GGTGCCGGGAAGGCCACGTGGACCTGGTTCTGCTCGTCGATGGCTCCAAGAGCGTGCGCCCGCAGAATTTCGAGCTGGTGAAGCGCTTTGTGAACCAGATCGTGGACTTCCTGGACGTGTCCCCCGAGGGCACGCGCGTGGGACTGGTGCAGTTCTCGAGCCGCGTGCGCACCGAGTTCCCGCTGGGCCGCTACGGCACCGCGGCCGAGGTCAAGCAGGCGGTCCTGGCCGTGGAATACATGGAGCGTGGGACCATGACAGGGCTGGCGCTGCGCCACATGGTGGAGCATAGCTTCTCCGAGGCGCAGGGCGCACGGCCCCGCGCCCTCAATGTGCCTCGCGTGGGCCTGGTCTTCACAGACGGCCGCTCCCAGGATGACATCTCGGTGTGGGCAAGGCGCGCCAAGGAGGAAG GCATCGTCATGTACGCCGTGGGCGTGGGCAAGGCGGTGGAGGAGGAGCTGCGCCAAATCGCCTCCGAGCCCGCGGAGCTGCACGTGTCCTACTCCCCCGACTTTGGCACCATGACGCACCTGCTGGAGAACCTCAGAGGCAGTATCTGCCCGG AGGAGGGCATCGGCGCGGGTACAGAGCTTCGGAGCCTGTGCGAATGCGAAAGCCTCGTGGAGTTCCAGGGCCGCACGCTGGGGGCGCTCGAGAAGCTGACCCAGAACC TGGCCCAGCTGACGGCGCGCCTGGAGGATCTGGAGAACCAGCTGGCCACCCAGAAGTGA
- the RBPJL gene encoding recombining binding protein suppressor of hairless-like protein, whose product MGLDGASGSAAETQKLNFEEQPDSREFGCAKTLYISDADKRKHFRLVLRLVHRGGRELGTFHSRLIKVISKPSQKKQSLKNTDREPGGAGRGHQAELGRAEASTGRGTEDQKLSGKYKEPAWVLISSPLTVCISSGSKVSLFNRLRSQTVSTRYLSVEDGAFVASARQWAAFTLHLADEHCSQGDFPPREGYVRYGSLVQLVCTVTGITLPPMIIRKVAKQCALLDVDEPISQLHKCAFQFPGDSPGGVGTYLCLATDKVVQFQASPCPKESNRALLNDSSCWTIIGTESVEFSFSTSLAWTREPVTPVPLISTLELSGGGDVATLELHGENFHAGLKVWFGDVEAETMYRSPRSLVCVVPDIAAFGSDWRWLRTPITVPVSLVRADGLFYPSAFSFTYTPEYSARPGPPGALEPATDADALLESIHHEFTRTNFHLFIQT is encoded by the exons ATGGGACTGGACGGTGCGTCCGGCAGCGCCGCCGAGACGCAGAAGTTGAATTTTGAAGAGCAGCCGGATTCCAGG GAATTCGGGTGCGCCAAGACCCTGTACATCTCGGACGCAGACAAGAGGAAGCACTTCCGTCTGGTGCTACGGCTGGTGCATCGAGGGGGCCGGGAGCTGGGCACCTTCCACAGCCGCCTCATCAAGGTCATCTCGAAGCCCTCGCAGAAGAAGCAGTCCCTGAAAAACACGGACCGTgagccgggcggggcggggcggggccaccAGGCGGAGCTGGGGAGGGCGGAGGCTTCGACGGGACGG gggacagaggaccagaaattGTCTGGCAAGTACAAGGAGCCAGCCTGGGTGCTGATTTCTTCTCCCCTCACAGTGTGTATATCCTCGGGCTCAAAGGTCTCCCTCTTCAACCGCCTGCGCTCCCAGACTGTCTCCACGCGTTACCTGTCTGTGGAGGACGGGGCCTTCGTGGCCAGCGCGCGCCAGTGGGCTGCCTTCACACTCCACCTGG CTGATGAACACTGTTCCCAGGGGGACTTCCCGCCTCGAGAGGGCTATGTCCGCTATGGCTCCCTGGTGCAACTTGTCTGCACTGTCACAGGCATCACATTACCTCCAATG ATCATCCGCAAAGTAGCCAAACAGTGCGCACTCCTCGACGTGGATGAGCCCATCTCCCAATTGCACAAGTGTGCATTCCAGTTTCCTGGTGATTCTCCTGGAGGGGTTGGCACTTACTTATGTCTCGCTACAGACAAGGTGgtgcagttccag gcctctccctgccccaagGAGTCGAACAGGGCTCTGCTCAACGACAGCTCTTGCTGGACCATCATTGGCACAGAGTCAGTGGAGTTCTCCTTCAGCACCAGCCTGGCGTGGACCCGGGAACCAGTCACTCCAGTACCCCTCATCAGCACCCTGGAG CTGAGCGGTGGGGGCGACGTGGCCACGCTGGAGCTTCACGGTGAGAACTTCCACGCGGGGCTCAAGGTGTGGTTTGGGGACGTGGAGGCCGAAACCATGTACAG GAGCCCGCGGTCCCTGGTGTGCGTGGTACCCGACATAGCCGCCTTCGGCAGCGACTGGCGCTGGCTGCGCACCCCCATCACGGTGCCCGTGAGCCTGGTGCGCGCCGACGGCCTCTTCTACCCCAGCGCCTTCTCCTTCACCTACACCCCGGAGTACAGCGCGCGGCCGGGCCCGCCGGGCGCCCTCGAGCCCGCCACGGACGCCGACGCGCTCCTCGAGAGCATCCACCACGAGTTCACGCGCACCAACTTCCACCTCTTCATCCAAACTTAG